From Pyrenophora tritici-repentis strain M4 chromosome 1, whole genome shotgun sequence, the proteins below share one genomic window:
- a CDS encoding Peptidase-S41 domain containing protein, with protein sequence MVRFFFLNVFVCLSLASNGLSARLPSDAQIRARAGKTSPCAQIANLTADPDVYSVPAKLAYECLNSVPFNQTAAATLVNGIKLFVDFQSTTAILKNPPQDFVAKVRPRYDIYGELEKVRAKVASRSYASEHAFGMDLVKIFTFAHDDLFQFVPDIAATHFAFRRTAPSLVSVASSKDSLPEIYSYRDIMQENLGKSSFKASPITHINGRDVQSYLHDWSKWTYYTDLDAAYNAQFTTQAGSFSDSMMFIMGAFKSGGETNSVYDGPTTEYRFANGTSKSYENMANVYASFDGITDGASLYQAYFTTPKRVSQDSSNGTSNGTSNESSGGSGDQNKTSTPEPMEGYPPPIVWDDPVNMLISGYYLDGHYSNVAVLSVPTFRSGAEPIDGFYNTVEKFITKAKADGKKKLIIDLSTNPGGLVPNAFNLFKILFPHGRDQSSTLRVRANNATKLVIEKMTKLGEKFPPTRDITPKYNGLEDTNFYTSNIFNAHTVKNSQGKNFANAKAFFGPGVTQNGVSFTNLFRYDLTTPWSFDIGDHRYASYAKQQQPFAASDIVILTNGLCSSTCASFVELMRSIQNVKTVVIGGRPGKDPMQAVGGSKGIQQMSWEVIYYNLQASIENLSTREEADWLSKSPLGKYLTDGLTTLYRAAAGSVSNINLVDAIREGDSSNTPIQFVYQPANCRIMYTKEMYVDVSTSWKAVADSAWGGKNHCTTGSLGGHGKSRRDLYKRELTAEEKVHTEKVQAWRRNLKLEDFSIDEPRKKLPRFRSS encoded by the exons ATGGTTCGTTTCTTTTTTCTAAACGTCTTTGTGTGTCTTTCGCTGGCCTCTAATGGGCTTTCTGCACGCCTGCCCTCGGACGCGCAAATCCGTGCACGGGCTGGCAAGACGAGTCCTTGTGCGCAGATCGCCAACCTTACTGCTGACCCAGATGTATATAGTGTACCTGCGAAACTTGCCTACG AATGTCTTAACTCAGTGCCGTTCAACCAGACCGCTGCAGCCACTCTCGTCAATGGCATCAAGCTATTTGTCGACTTTCAATCTACCACTGCCATTCTCAAGAACCCACCGCAAGATTTCGTCGCGAAGGTACGACCACGTTATGATATCTATGGGGAATTAGAGAAAGTTCGGGCGAAAGTCGCCTCGCGATCTTATGCAAGCGAACATGCG TTTGGCATGGACCTTGTAAAAATCTTCACATTCGCTCATGACGACCTGTTCCAATTTGTTCCCGACATCGCGGCCACTCATTTCGCTTTCCGTCGTACCGCTCCTTCTCTTGTCTCCGTTGCCTCCAGCAAGGATAGCCTCCCGGAAATCTACTCGTATCGTGATATAATGCAAGAAAATCTGGGAAAATCTTCATTCAAGGCTTCGCCAATCACACACATCAACGGCAGAGACGTTCAGTCATATCTTCATGACTGGTCAAAGTGGACTTATTACACGGACTTGGACGCAGCCTATAATGCCCAATTTACCACGCAAGCTGGTTCATTCTCAGACAGTATGATGTTCATTATGGGAGCATTCAAATCGGGTGGGGAAACAAATTCTGTTTATGACGGTCCTACGACGGAGTACCGTTTTGCGAACGGCACTTCCAAGTCATACGAAAACATGGCTAATGTCTATGCCTCCTTTGATGGCATAACCGATGGAGCGAGTCTGTACCAAGCCTATTTCACCACCCCAAAGAGGGTGTCTCAAGATTCGTCTAACGGGACGTCTAACGGGACGTCTAATGAGTCGTCTGGTGGATCTGGTGACCAGAACAAAACTTCGACGCCCGAGCCGATGGAAGGATACCCGCCACCAATTGTCTGGGATGATCCAGTCAACATGCTTATTAGTGGATACTACCTTGATGGCCACTACTCCAATGTCGCCGTGCTTTCCGTACCTACCTTTCGTTCCGGCGCTGAACCTATCGACGGTTTCTACAATacagtagagaagtttatCACAAAGGCTAAGGCAGATGGAAAGAAGAAACTCATCATTGATCTTTCAACCAACCCTGGCGGGTTGGTACCAAACGCGTTTAATTTATTCAAAATCCTATTCCCGCACGGACGCGACCAATCATCGACTTTACGTGTACGTGCGAACAATGCAACCAAGTTAGTAATCGAGAAAATGACCAAACTTGGCGAAAAATTTCCTCCTACCAGGGACATTACACCCAAGTACAACGGACTGGAAGACACCAATTTTTATACCAGCAACATCTTCAACGCCCACACGGTCAAGAATTCACAGGGAAAGAACTTCGCAAACGCAAAGGCGTTTTTCGGTCCAGGTGTGACGCAGAACGGTGTCAGCTTTACAAACCTCTTCCGATATGATCTAACCACTCCGTGGTCGTTCGATATCGGCGATCATCGGTATGCATCCTACGCcaagcagcagcagccatTCGCAGCTAGCGATATAGTCATACTCACCAACGGTTTATGTTCCTCGACATGCGCTAGTTTTGTGGAACTCATGCGAAGCATTCAGAATGTCAAGACTGTTGTCATTGGAGGCCGCCCAGGTAAAGATCCGATGCAAGCCGTTGGGGGTAGCAAGGGAATACAACAAATGTCTTGGGAGGTCATTTACTACAACCTTCAGGCCTCAATCGAAAATCTCAGCACACGCGAGGAGGCAGACTGGCTTTCGAAATCCCCTCTCGGCAAATATCTCACTGACGGTCTTACTACCCTATACCGTGCAGCCGCGGGATCGGTATCAAACATCAACTTGGTAGACGCGATCCGTGAAGGAGATTCGTCGAATACTCCTATACAGTTTGTCTACCAGCCTGCAAACTGCCGCATTATGTACACCAAGGAGATGTATGTCGATGTATCTACTAGCTGGAAGGCTGTTGCGGACTCTGCCTGGGGTGGTAAGAACCATTGCACGACTGGTAGTCTCGGGGGTCATGGTAAATCGCGTCGAGATTTGTACAAGCGCGAGCTCACTGCAGAAGAGAAGGTGCACACTGAGAAGGTCCAGGCCTGGAGAAGGAACCTCAAGCTCGAAGACTTCTCAATTGATGAACCTCGCAAGAAGTTGCCCAGGTTTCGATCTTCCTAG
- a CDS encoding Drf-FH1 multi-domain protein, producing the protein MKATAYLLFLTAATLTAAAPVDEGLLSPGTTSPALSRRLRVRAPAGEWNVLPGTTSSLRARAPAGEWNVLPGTTSSLRARAPVDESNNEAPWGPENPPLASRSPVDESNDEASRSPENPPTEPLLAGRAPAGEWNVAENTSPVARSSRLVARSFAS; encoded by the exons ATGAAAGCCACCGCATACCTTCTCTTCCTCACAGCGGCCACGCTCACCGCCGCCGCGCCCGTTGACGAGGGTTTGCTATCCCCCGGAACTACCTCTCCGGCTCTGAGCAGGCGTCTACGTGTCAGGGCGCCGGCTGGCGAATGGAACGTACTCCCCGGAACTACCTCCTCTCTGCGTGCCAGGGCGCCGGCCGGCGAATGGAACGTACTCCCCGGAACTACCTCCTCTCTACGTGCCAGGGCACCCGTAGACGAATCCAACAACGAGGCTCCCTGGGGCCCCGAAAACCCACCCCTCGCCAGCAGGTCCCCCGTAGATGAATCCAACGACGAAGCTTCCCGGAGCCCTGAAAACCCGCCCACCGAGCCTCTCCTTGCCGGTAGGGCACCCGCCGGCGAATGGAACGTAGCCGAAAACACATCTCCGGTTGCACGCAGCAGCCGTCTAGTTGCTAGG TCTTTTGCCTCTTAG
- a CDS encoding RET3, Vesicle coat complex COPI, zeta subunit, producing MSRPLSLFSVQAILILAIDDGSRILTKYYSNPHPPAGHQNDYPGQMAYKTVKDQKAFEKGLLEKTAKQTTDIILYDQKVIVFKMESDVMLYVVGSAEENEVLLYSVVLALRDSLNILLKNSVDKRTVIENYDLVSLAVDELVDDGIILETDPVIVASRVSKPPAQDMTSMKNIDLSEQGFLNAWEFGKRQLAERIRQGL from the exons ATGTCGCGTCCACTTTCGCTCTTCAGCGTCCAGGCCATCCTCATTCTCGCCATTGACGACGGCTCCCGCATCCTCACCAAATACTACTCGAACCCACACCCACCCGCTGGTCACCAGAACGACTACCCGGGCCAGATGGCATACAAGACGGTGAAGGACCAGAAGGCGTTTGAAAAGGGACTACTGG AGAAAACGGCCAAGCAGACGACCGACATTATATTATACGACCAAAAAGTCATTGTCTTCAAGATGGAGTCGGATGTTATGCTCTATGTGGTCGGAAGCGCCGAAGAGAACGAGGTGCTGCTATACAG TGTTGTCCTAGCTCTAAGGGATTCACTCAACATCCTCCTCAA GAACTCGGTCGACAAGCGCACCGTGATTGAGAACTACGACCTCGTG TCGCTCGCCGTCGATGAGCTCGTCGACGACGGTATCATCCTGGAAACCGATCCAGTAATTGTGGCTTCGCGCGTCAGCAAGCCCCCAGCCCAAGACATGACATCGATGAAGAACATTGATCTTTCCGAGCAGGGCTTCTTGAACGCGTGGGAGTTTGGAAAGAGGCAGCTGGCGGAGCGGATACGGCAGGGCCTATGA
- a CDS encoding serologically defined colon cancer antigen 1, which produces MKQRFSSLDVKASIFNASFSLYSTDCFAQVIAHELSSKLTSLRVTNVYDLSSRIFLIKFHKPDHREQLLIDSGFRCHLTEYARTTAGTPSGFVAKLRKYLKTRRITSVAQIGTDRILEFQFSDGLYRLYLEFYAGGNIVLTDAELNVLSLLRNVDEGEEHEKLRVGLRYNLTLRQNYGGAPELTKERVRQALQKAMDRQQNQPAATGKKAKKAGKDSLRKALAVSITECPPLLVDHALHVADFDSTLKPEEVIADDGLMEKLVSVLRDARKITDEITTTNQIKGYILAKPNPSAPTNEDESSDKARLLYDDFHPFRPQQFENSDYTFIEFDGFNKAVDEFFSSIEGQKLESKLTEREQQAKRKLEKARKEHEDRIGGLQQVQELNFRKAEAILANVHRVTEATEAVNGLIRQGMDWVDIARLIEREQNSGNAVAQLIKLPLKLNENTITLLLDETNWEEGEEVEDEGNETSSVSEDSDEDAGEEDGAKKKSAPVKVSARPQLAIDIDLSLTAWANSTEYFDQKKTAANKEDRTLQASTRALKSHEKKVAEDLKKGLKQEKEVLRPVRKQQWFEKFIYFISSDGYLVLGGKDAQQNEIIYRRFLRKGDVYVHADLKGAMPMIIKNKPDTPDAPIPPSTLSQAGNLCICTSDAWDSKAVMSAWWVRSDQVSKTGQTGEFLPAGMFNVKGKKEFLPLAQLVVGLAVMFEISESSKANHHKHRIQETAVSAAEMVDEPTDETKAADHTKTDNSDDDEDFPDAKIESDSEDDFPDAKMGQTEESDAESEAAAPRSNPLQSRTTDARDESDDGDEPSVAQKDDEFAMSGGRNRSSANEEPQEDDGSVADTEKTSKSTGRRQLSARERRLARKGQLPELPQVPSNAAPADDDAAHEEGSSAEEGSAKTPGKVPGTATSQGTKQKNTPLPRGKRAKAKKQAAKYAAQDEEDRELAMRLLGSKSGQQAAEAAAQEKRQKEEQAQADKQRRREQHLRAQAAGKAAEEARLRALENAEDDDEGDEVLKTNLQNLDAFTGRPLPNDEILSAIPVCAPWSALSSYKYKAKMQPGSTKRGKAVKEVLTIWDHAGKDAKALDKSSQDTERIWPKEIDLIRGWKEMEVVGVVPVSKVRVMIAGGRRGAEIAKGKKKSARGGRGSKKK; this is translated from the exons ATGAAACAAAGGTTTTCCAGTTTGGACGTCAAGGCAAGTATTTTCAATGCGTCATTTTCTCTCTACAGTACTGATTGTTTCGCTCAGGTAATAGCCCATGAGCTTTCGTCCAAACTCACCTCACTTCGAGTCACCAATGTCTATGATTTGAGTTCG AGAATCTTCCTTATCAAGTTCCACAAGCCCGACCACCGTGAGCAACTTCTCATCGACTCCGGCTTCCGTTGTCATCTTACCGAGTATGCGCGAACCACGGCTGGGACGCCTTCAGGCTTCGTCGCGAAGCTGCGCAAGTACCTGAAAACGCGACGCATCACCTCGGTTGCACAGATCGGTACAGACCGCATCCTGGAATTTCAATTCTCAGATGGACTCTATAGATTGTACCTGGAGTTTTACGCTGGTGGCAACATCGTCTTAACAGATGCCGAATTGAACGTTTTGTCGCTGCTGCGGAATGTCGACGAAGGCGAAGAACACGAGAAACTTAGGGTTGGGTTGAGATACAACCTCACTCTACGACAAAACTATGGCGGCGCTCCGGAGCTTACAAAGGAACGGGTGCGACAAGCATTGCAGAAGGCTATGGACAGGCAGCAGAATCAGCCTGCAGCGACAGGGAAGAAAGCAAAGAAGGCAGGCAAAGACTCTCTGAGGAAAGCGCTGGCTGTGTCTATTACCGAGTGTCCTCCGCTGCTAGTCGACCATGCGCTACATGTTGCAGACTTCGATTCGACCCTGAAGCCGGAGGAGGTCATCGCCGACGATGGCCTCATGGAGAAGCTAGTGTCGGTTCTACGGGATGCAAGAAAAATTACAGACGAAATCACAACAACAAATCAAATCAAGGGCTACATCCTCGCGAAGCCCAACCCATCGGCGCCAACGAACGAGGATGAGTCGTCTGATAAGGCAAGACTTCTCTACGATGATTTCCACCCTTTCCGCCCGCAGCAATTCGAGAACTCAGATTACACTTTTATCGAGTTTGATGGCTTTAACAAAGCCGTGGACGAGTTCTTCTCCTCGATAGAAGGCCAAAAACTAGAGTCAAAGTTGACGGAACGCGAACAGCAGGCCAAGAGGAAGCTAGAAAAGGCACGCAAGGAACACGAAGATCGCATTGGTGGACTACAGCAAGTACAAGAGCTAAACTTCCGAAAGGCAGAAGCAATTCTGGCCAACGTACACCGTGTCACCGAAGCCACTGAGGCTGTGAACGGACTGATAAGACAAGGCATGGATTGGGTCGACATCGCGCGTCTGATCGAGCGAGAGCAAAACTCCGGGAACGCTGTCGCACAGCTCATCAAACTACCACTAAAGTTGAACGAGAACACCATCACCCTGTTACTAGACGAGACAAATTGGGAGGAAGGTGAAGAGGTAGAGGATGAGGGCAATGAAACGAGTTCTGTTAGCGAGGACAGTGACGAAGACGCAGGCGAAGAAGATGGCGCAAAGAAGAAGTCTGCGCCAGTCAAGGTGTCGGCTCGACCTCAGTTGGCCATCGACATTGATCTCAGTCTCACCGCATGGGCAAATTCGACCGAATACTTTGACCAGAAGAAAACAGCCGCCAACAAGGAGGATCGCACTTTGCAAGCATCGACTAGAGCTTTGAAGAGCCACGAGAAGAAGGTAGCCGAGGATCTGAAAAAGGGCCTGAAGCAGGAGAAGGAGGTGCTCCGACCCGTTCGCAAACAGCAGTGGTTCGAAAAGTTTATCTATTTCATTTCTTCGGATGGCTACCTAGTCCTGGGAGGCAAGGACGCGCAGCAAAACGAGATCATCTACCGACGTTTTCTACGCAAGGGAGATGTATACGTTCACGCCGATCTCAAGGGAGCCATGCCCATGATTATCAAGAACAAGCCCGATACACCAGATGCTCCGATACCACCCTCTACGCTTTCGCAAGCAGGCAACCTTTGCATATGTACTTCGGACGCATGGGACTCCAAGGCTGTCATGTCAGCATGGTGGGTCCGCAGCGACCAAGTGAGCAAGACCGGACAAACTGGCGAATTTCTCCCAGCGGGCATGTTCAACGTCAAGGGAAAGAAGGAGTTCTTACCTCTAGCCCAACTCGTAGTGGGACTTGCAGTCATGTTCGAAATCAGCGAGTCAAGCAAGGCAAATCATCACAAGCATCGGATACAGGAGACTGCAGTTTCCGCTGCGGAAATGGTGGATGAGCCTACGGATGAGACCAAGGCTGCAGACCATACCAAAACTGACAACAGCGATGATGACGAAGACTTCCCGGACGCTAAGATTGAATCTGATTCCGAGGACGATTTCCCTGATGCGAAGATGGGTCAGACAGAAGAGAGTGATGCTGAGTCTGAAGCGGCAGCTCCTAGAAGCAATCCTCTGCAGTCAAGAACGACAGATGCAAGAGATGAATCCGATGATGGAGACGAGCCGTCAGTTGCGCAAAAAGATGACGAGTTCGCCATGTCTGGAGGGCGAAATAGATCATCAGCAAACGAAGAGCCACAGGAGGATGATGGCTCTGTAGCGGATACGGAGAAGACATCCAAATCCACCGGACGCCGGCAACTGTCCGCAAGGGAACGTCGTCTCGCGAGAAAAGGGCAGCTTCCAGAACTGCCCCAAGTCCCATCTAATGCAGCACCAGCAGATGACGATGCCGCACACGAAGAGGGTTCATCTGCAGAAGAAGGAAGTGCCAAGACACCTGGAAAGGTACCAGGCACAGCAACATCACAGGGCACGAAGCAGAAGAACACACCTCTACCTCGCGGCAAGCGAGCAAAGGCAAAGAAGCAAGCGGCCAAGTATGCCGCGCAGGACGAAGAAGACCGAGAGCTAGCTATGCGCCTCCTAGGTTCCAAATCCGGCCAACAAGCAGCAGAAGCCGCTGCGCAAGAGAAGCGACAGAAGGAAGAGCAGGCTCAAGCTGACAAGCAACGTCGCCGGGAGCAGCACCTTCGTGCGCAAGCTGCAGGCAAAGCCGCCGAAGAAGCGCGTCTACGTGCACTAGAGAATGCtgaagatgacgacgagGGCGACGAAGTTCTCAAGACCAACCTACAAAACCTCGACGCCTTCACTGGCCGTCCACTACCAAACGATGAGATTCTCTCTGCAATCCCCGTATGCGCTCCCTGGTCCGCACTCTCGTCATACAAATACAAGGCCAAGATGCAGCCTGGTTCTACTAAGCGTGGTAAAGCTGTAAAGGAGGTGCTGACAATCTGGGACCACGCTGGAAAGGACGCAAAGGCGTTGGACAAGTCGAGCCAGGATACGGAGCGTATCTGGCCAAAGGAGATTGACCTTATCAGGGGGTGGAAGGAGATGGAGGTAGTTGGTGTAGTGCCGGTTAGCAAAGTCAGAGTTATGATTGCTGGTGGACGACGGGGTGCCGAGATTGCCAAgggcaagaagaagagcgCGAGAGGTGGGAGGGGCTCGAAGAAGAAGTGA
- a CDS encoding GTPase-activating protein, whose translation MYMHGNESAVNWGKLDEETDSVHNSYQGGNSGVTNIPGNGSSVAADGNEDTSSLMSSRLGSVIIKEPTEVAGGLEDWADLDGEVDRYGFIIPKRSKSKSNSDGDGPDGPDDPHLHRVTTTLQLLSAEPRRRRLGRSSSRAPSSRSADPRSGSPQRRLSGVSSRPARSLFSGHNSDARSIHRPLRHATNRLPHNRDRRLREEASDMLKLPPGLAEVAEQQEGGRAAQAMKAKEIARNDKWRKMAKIVKSGADKGGMLFEFDTKDPKVISRTWKGIPDRWRATAWYSFLAASAKAEKDSPTEEELIESFYELQMESSAEDVQIDVDVPRTINRHIMFRRRYRGGQRMLFRVLHAMSLYLPETGYVQGMASVTATLLCYYEEDRAFVMLVRLWQLRGMERLYEAGFEGLMEALDDFELNWLRGGDVAKKLNELGITSTAYGTRWYLTLFNYSLPFPAQLRVWDVFMLLGDKSRSSSPTSKFNGDMDVLHATSAALINATREILLDSDFENAMKVLTSWIPIKDEELLMRVAKAEYKLRKKRGNT comes from the exons ATGTACATGCATGGCAACGAGAGCGCTGTGAATTGGGGAAAACTGGATGAGGAGACGGATAGTGTTCACAACAGCTACCAAGGGGGCAACAGCGGAGTTACCAACATACCAGGCAATGGCTCGTCGGTGGCTGCAGATGGCAATGAGGATACAAGCTCACTGATGAGTTCAAGACTTGGAAGCGTTATAATCAAGGAACCGACCGAGGTAGCTGGTGGACTTGAAGATTGGGCAGATTTGGATGGAGAGGTTGATCGATACGGTTTCATCATTCCGAAGAGGTCAAAATCGAAATCCAATTCCGATGGCGACGGCCCTGACGGACCCGACGATCCCCACCTGCACCGAGTCACCACGACATTGCAATTGTTGTCAGCAGAGCCTAGAAGGCGCAGATTAGGCCGAAGCAGTTCAAGAGCACCATCATCCCGCTCCGCAGACCCGCGATCAGGCTCTCCTCAACGTCGACTTTCTGGCGTATCGTCAAGACCGGCTAGGTCGCTATTCTCCGGTCACAACTCAGACGCACGCAGCATCCACAGGCCGTTACGGCATGCCACCAATCGACTACCCCACAACAGAGACCGCAGGCTAAGGGAGGAGGCCAGTGACATGCTCAAGCTACCCCCGGGTTTGGCTGAAGTTGCAGAGCAACAGGAAGGCGGCAGAGCAGCTCAGGCCATGAAAGCAAAGGAAATCGCCCGAAACGACAAATGGCGTAAGATGGCCAAGATTGTCAAATCCGGCGCAGACAAGGGCGGTATGCTGTTCGAATTCGACACCAAAGATCCAAAAGTTATTTCTCGTACTTGGAAAGGCATTCCAGATCGCTGGAGGGCGACTGCATGGTACTCGTTCCTCGCGGCCAGCGCCAAAGCTGAAAAGGACAGCCCGACCGAGGAAGAGCTCATCGAGAGCTTCTACGAATTACAGATGGAGAGCTCTGCAGAAGACGTGCAAATCGACGTCGATGTACCACGGACCATCAACAGACACATCATGTTTCGACGGCGGTATCGTGGTGGACAACGAATGCTTTTCCGTGTACTTCATGCCATGTCACTTTACTTACCTGAGACGGGCTACGTTCAAGGCATGGCTTCTGTCACGGCAACACTCCTTTGCTATTATGAAGAGGACAGGGCGTTTGTCATGCTAGTTCGGCTATGGCAGCTTCGGGGCATGGAGAGGCTTTATGAGGCTGGTTTCGAAGGCCTTATGGAGGCTCTAGACGACTTTGAGCTGAATTGGCTGCGCGGGGGAGATGTTGCAAAGAAACTA AATGAACTCGGCATCACCTCTACCGCATACGGTACCCGATGGTACTTGACCCTCTTCAACTATTCCCTCCCGTTCCCGGCTCAACTACGCGTCTGGGACGTATTCATGCTTCTGGGCGATAAGTCGCGGTCCAGTTCGCCGACGTCAAAGTTCAACGGCGACATGGACGTGTTGCATGCGACATCAGCTGCACTGATCAATGCAACGCGAGAGATTCTTCTCGACTCTGACTTTGAAAACGCGATGAAGGTGTTGACGTCTTGGATACCCATCAAGGACGAAGAGCTGTTGATGCGCGTGGCTAAAGCAGAATATAAATTGCGCAAGAAGCGAGGCAATACTTGA
- a CDS encoding DUF2722 multi-domain protein, with translation MSTPHRGLPPPSAMTLPDPARGGAPSMSSSLGQLPPAPPQWQGAEDGMKNWLAAKAEEERRKQEEEKTRQETLRLEQRKVEQSMLRESMQGGIPPHLVPIIFAGIGGGNLANVSSEWIQQYANQVQAAQQHVQAQAQSQLSPDLRRDPRLIGQALSTVYAGQAQASQTILPPTSVLPGQPLQTQSQQGSPSFTGYTGASLSPRSRAAQAGLGGAPTSAPRSLTQSSLPRLTTNEMNIQPPPAAPAGVQQLQQTQTQQQEQSSPSIYFHHWVPPSSSSQDKSSSGNPPATPSGKFKTSPVHQSRQRAASHASDVEYTSSPKKRKAQGPHPAPPPPTSAPGSYTSPSFSHISSSSTSTPGRRGHARNRSDASARAAEGSSGSLSRRGTVSGLAHETVRPRDAGEEARDAEGKAQANSDHVHASSPPRNDLRGPSQQNYAPPSTAGQPETGQFRTHQHWDRSYMSSPKREVGDH, from the coding sequence ATGAGTACGCCGCATCGGGGTCTCCCTCCACCCTCGGCCATGACGCTGCCTGATCCGGCGAGGGGAGGTGCTCCATCCATGTCTTCTTCCCTTGGTCAACTACCTCCAGCTCCTCCGCAATGGCAAGGTGCCGAGGACGGCATGAAGAACTGGCTGGCCGCAAAGGCTGAAGAGGAACGACGAAAGCAAGAGGAGGAGAAGACGAGGCAGGAAACGCTACGGCTCGAGCAACGCAAGGTTGAGCAGTCTATGCTACGAGAGTCGATGCAGGGAGGGATCCCGCCTCATCTGGTGCCCATCATATTTGCTGGCATCGGAGGGGGTAACCTCGCAAACGTCAGTTCCGAATGGATACAGCAGTACGCGAACCAGGTCCAGGCCGCCCAACAGCATGTGCAGGCTCAGGCGCAATCCCAGCTTTCCCCAGATCTCCGGAGAGACCCAAGATTAATCGGACAGGCCCTGTCGACTGTGTATGCCGGTCAGGCGCAAGCCTCGCAAACCATACTCCCCCCAACGTCAGTCCTGCCTGGCCAGCCTCTACAGACGCAGTCTCAACAAGGCTCGCCCTCCTTCACTGGCTACACGGGTGCATCGCTATCACCGCGCTCGAGAGCTGCACAAGCTGGTCTTGGTGGCGCTCCAACTTCGGCCCCACGGTCTTTAACGCAGTCGTCACTTCCTCGCTTGACAACGAACGAGATGAACATTCAACCGCCTCCTGCTGCTCCAGCGGGCGTACAGCAGCTTCAGCAGACACAGACACAACAGCAAGAACAATCTTCCCCTTCTATATATTTTCACCATTGGGTGCCCCCCTCGTCTTCTTCCCAGGACAAGAGTTCGAGTGGTAACCCGCCAGCTACGCCCTCAGGTAAATTCAAAACTTCGCCTGTTCACCAGTCACGGCAACGTGCTGCGTCGCATGCGTCTGACGTAGAGTACACCAGCTCCCCGAAAAAGCGCAAGGCCCAAGGCCCACACCCcgctccgccgccgcctACATCAGCGCCGGGGTCATACACATCTCCATCCTTTTCCCACATCTCTTCGTCATCAACGTCGACACCGGGGCGACGAGGGCATGCTCGAAACCGGTCTGATGCATCGGCACGAGCGGCAGAGGGCTCCAGCGGTTCACTAAGCAGAAGAGGCACGGTTTCTGGGCTCGCGCACGAGACTGTGCGGCCGCGCGACGCAGGAGAAGAAGCAAGAGACGCAGAGGGCAAAGCCCAGGCCAATTCGGACCATGTACACGCAAGCTCGCCACCGCGTAATGACCTTCGAGGGCCAAGCCAGCAGAATTACGCGCCGCCATCGACAGCTGGTCAACCTGAAACGGGACAATTCAGAACACACCAGCATTGGGATCGGAGCTACATGTCATCTCCCAAGCGGGAAGTTGGGGACCATTAG